From the Oxalobacter vibrioformis genome, the window CATTTTGAAAAATGTGTCGGACTCGTGTTGTTTTTCAACAACTATCCCGTCCCGCCTACCGTCACATCCTCAATCCTGAGGGTGGGCTGCCCCACGCCGACCGGCACACTCTGCCCTTCCTTTCCGCAGACCCCCACACCGGCATCCAGGCACATGTCATTGCCGATCATGGACACCCTGCGCAGAATATCAGGGCCATGGCCAATCAGTGTCGCGCCTTTGACAGGGTGGATAATTTTTCCGTTTTCCACCAGATACGCCTCACTGGCGGAAAAAACAAATTTCCCGTTGGTGATGTCAACCTGTCCGCCCCCGAAATTGGCGGCATAAATTCCCTGCTTGACCGATGCGATGATTTCACCCGGATCGTGATTGCCTCCCAGCATCAGGGTATTGGTCATTCGCGGCATGGGAAGATGCGCATAGGATTCCCGGCGGGCATTGCCGGTAACCGGCATTTTCATCAGGCGGGCATTCATGATGTCCTGGATATACCCTTTCAATATGCCATCTTCAATCAGCACCGTATGCTGTGTCGGCGTTCCTTCGTCATCCACATTCAGTGAGCCGCGGCGATTGACAATGGTGCCATCATCCACCACCGTGATGCCCTTTGCTGCCACCTGTTCGCCCAATATGCCGGAAAAGGTGCTGGACCCCTTGCGGTTAAAGTCGCCTTCCAGTCCATGACCAATCGCTTCGTGCAGCAATACGCCAGGCCAGCCTGGCCCCAGCACGACCGCCATGGCACCGGCTGGCGCCGGACGCGCATCGAGGTTTACCAGTGCCGCATGCACCGCCTCACTGACATACCGGTCAATCATGACATCCGTAAAGTATCCATAATCATACCGGCCGCCGCCACCACTGGTACCCATTTCACGACGGCCATCCTGCTCGGCAATCACCGTAACCGAAAGCCTGACCAGCGGACGGATATCCGCTGCCAGTGCGCCATCACTGCGAACTACGAGAATGACATCATATTCCCCGGCCAGTCCTGCCATCACCTGAATAATACGCGGATCAGCCGCTTTGGCCTGCCGGTCAATCTTTTCCAGGAGGGCAACCTTTTGCGCGGCAGGGATCGATTGCAGCGGATCGGCCTGAAGGTACAGATCATGCCCGCTGACCGGACGAGTGGCAGACGCCACCCGAACCTGTCCGGCACCCTGGCGGGCGATCGTCCGGGTTGTCTCGGAAGCAGACAAAAGCGCCGGCAGTGAAATCTCGTCCGAATAGGAAAAAGCCGTCTTCTCACCCGAAACCGCCCGCACCCCGACACCCTGATCAATGGAGAAACTGCCGGTTTTGACAATCCCCTCATCCAGGCTCCAGCTTTCATTTTTTGTAAACTGGAAATACAGGTCAGCATAATCCACCTGATGGGTAAAGATCGTGCCGAGTGTCTCGATCAGCCTGGCGTCATCAAGACCATGTGGCGTCAGGAGAATGCTGCGTGCTGTCGCCAGATTCTGTTTTTCCCTGTTTGGTGTCTGCATGAAATATCGTCCGGTAATAATCTGTTGTATAAGGATGATTGTAGAGGATTGTAGCGAACTCCGCTGGCGGGCCATGTTCCGAAAGCAGCGCAACAGGCCCTATCGTATGCCAATCCCGCGTTTTTTCATTGCGACTCCCCAAAGGATGGCATCACAACAACAAAACGCACCGCAATGGTGCGTTTTTGAAAGTTACAGCCGTTTATGCTTTAGCGCCGGCAGTTTTTCACGAACGGTATTCAGTACCTCCTGCTCAATTTCGCCCAGCACGATACCTTCCCCTTCCATCAACTCTGCCTTGACTTCACCCCATGGATCAATCAGTACGGTCTGCCCCCAGGTACGGCGGCCCGTCTGGTGACGTCCTCCCTGGGCCGCTGCCAGGATATAACACTGGTTTTCAATCGCCCGCGCCTTGAGAAGAATTTCCCAGTGCACCTTGCCTGTTGTATACGTAAAGGCCGCCGGCACAACGATCAGCGCACATTCACCAAAAGCCCTGAAAAGTTCGGGGAAACGCAGGTCATAGCAGACGGTCAGCCCCACCCGGCCAAAAGGCGCCTCGAATGACACTACCTCATCGCCACCGCAGATATATGTCGACTCATCATAGGCTTCCTTACCGGATGCAAAACTGAAAAGATGGATTTTGTCATACCGTGAAACCGTTTCTCCCTGCGGGTCATAAACCAGGGTGGTATTCAATACCTTGTTTTCAACCGGCGCAACAAGAGAAAGCGTTCCACCGATCAGCCAGATGCCATGCGCTTTCGCCATGGCTGACATGAAATCCTGCACCGGACCGGAACCCGGCGCTTCTGCCTGTGCCAGCTTTTCCTTGTCACTTTTGCCGATACTCGGCCAGTATTCCGGAAGTAATACCAGTTCAGCGCCCTGCCGGGCGGCCTCGGCAATCAGCCTTCTGGCTGATTCAATGTTTTCCTCAATCTCCGGCGTGGAAACCATTTGTATTGCAGCTACTTTTGTCATATCTCATCCTTATTTTCGGGTTTGATGGCATCCATGAATTTCTTGGCCCGGCTGTCCTTGCTTTCAATCTTCTGAATATTCGGCTCTGCCCACGAACCGGTTATCTGATATTCAAATGTAAAGGTTTTTGACAGCGGGTCCTTCAAAAACAATTGAGCAAGAAATGTGCCAACACCAATGGCGGGATTAATCACACTGTAGGCAAGTGAAGCGGCCCCGGCATTGATTTCAGGCAAAACCGCCACATGCAGGTTCTGCGTTTCCCTGGCAATATCCACGCTGCCATCCATCAGAACCGTTGCCTGCACCCCTTTCATGGTCAGATTTTCTGTCCTGGCCACCCCTTTGGTAATCTCGGCCTTGGCCACAATTTCATCAAAGGCAAATCCGTCAGAGAAAACATCCCTGAAATCCAGCGTGAGACGGCGCGGCAGCGATTGCATGCTCAAGACACCCAGTAATTTTGCCATACCGGGATCAACCTTGAGAAACTGTCCTTTTCCTACATTCAAATCAATTTTTCCCGAAAGGCTCGGAATATCGAGGGAATAGGGAAGACCGGCCCAACTGATATCGCCATGCATCTTCCCTTTACCACCACTCAATATCCCTTTATAGCCAAAACGATCCAGCAGTTTACCCGCATTGACGATATCCAGATCGTAATTCATGCGCGTGTGCTGTGCCCCTGAATGGTCAACAACCCAGTTACCGGTCGACTGTAATCTGGCATCCGGATTGGATACACTCAGGCGATTAATCCGCCACTCCCTTCCTGTCGGCCCGACCGTATTATTGGCAACCAGCTCAATACGTCCCAGCTTGATATCAAACAGGGTGAAATTATCGACAACCAGATCAAGTGCCGGAATCTGGCGCACACTGTCACGCTTGACAATATCTTCGATTTTCTCCGGGCTGGAACGTGGTATGGCCAGGGTGGCAAAACGGCCCGTCAGTTTGCCTGTTGCCTGCTTTCCGGTTGGCTCTGTCCATATCAGCTGTCCTTTCAGCTCATTGGCGTCCACATCCGCCTGCCAGCGACCTGCCTGACGGGAGCCGGTAATCACCGCGTTGGACAGCTTGAATTCCATCGCACTCAACTCATCCACCTGGATGAAAAACTGTTGTGGCTCAACATATTTTCCGATATCTGCGCCCCCCTTACTGGCGCCTTTTCCTTTGCCATCATCGGCAAATAATGCATCCAGTGATTCCTGCCAGACATTCATGTCCAAAGACGGCATTTTCAGATTAAGCGAAACCCCCGGGTGCAACACCGGCTTCATATTGATACCCAGTCCGCCGCGAACAAGCTGCCATATTTTATCGGTCTTCTGGCGCTCGTAATGCGCGGCAGCACCAGAACCATAAGCAATTCTGATTTCATCACGCCGCGCTTTCCCCATCGAGGCGATTGCATTGGCAGTAACACGCAGCTGTCGCGTTTCTGAAGCCTTTTTCCCGAGAGGAGCCGGCAGATCGATGCCCAATCCATTCATGCCGGATTCAAGCACGATATCAGGGTAACCACCGCCCTGTGATCCTGCCTTTTGCGCGATGGAAAGGGTATAGGGCATGCTTCCTGACAATCTTCGCATCATTTTCCCCATACTGCCGCCAGGATAATTTCTGCGCAACCCGTCAGCCGTCAGGGTGCCACTCGCATTGACCTGAGAACGGCCATCTTTGGTGCCGCCCGTGATACTGACATTCCCGCCAAGGAATTGGGCATTGACCCCATTCAGTTCAAACCCCTTGTCAGAAAAGTGCACCTTGCCACGCACAGCAGTCAGTACGGGAAGATCAGGAAAGAGATGGATTTCATTGTCTGCAAACTGGACCGTTCCCTGTACTTTGGAATTCGCCATGTTGGAAAGCGGCATCTGCATTTTCAACAGCAGGCTGGTTTTGCCCATGGTTTTTGACTCTTCCGTCAGGCCGCCAATGACGTCATTGACGGGGGAAGCATTCACAAAACGGATAAAGTCCTGCAACTCGCCATTGGCGTTACCGGTAATATTCAGTGAGGCATCCTCTGCCAGCATATCCGGAATAACGACATCCACGTTTGAGAGCATGGCACCACTTAATATGGCGTTATCCGCATGAATGACAATCTCCCCTCCCTTGATGGTCAGCCAGCCATTGATCTTATCTATCGGCTGCCACATCAGCTTCCCTTCACGGGTGAGCATGGTCGGCGCATGATTCAGCCGCACATTGCTGACATCCATCCGGACACTGAACTCACTGCCCGGTGCTTTTGCCGCACCGGCAAACGGAAATTCAGCAAGATCGCCCTTGAGGTGAACCGTAATATTACTGGCAGTACCTTCCTCAAATGCCTTGGTCAGCCAGGTGCGCAACACCTCTTTTGTCTGCAACGGGACATAATTTCTCACGTTAGTCATATCAATGCTTTTCACCGTCGCCGTCATATCAATCTTGCCGGGCGCGCTTTTTTCATCTTCCCCTGTTGGTTTGACATGCCGGCCAAAAAGCGAAACCGAAATCCCGTCCAGTGAAAAATCCATTTTTTCAATCACAAAAATAAACTCGTCCCGGGTGGCAAACGACCAGTTTGCCAGGAGTTTCAGTGCATCAAAATTCC encodes:
- the tldD gene encoding metalloprotease TldD; this translates as MQTPNREKQNLATARSILLTPHGLDDARLIETLGTIFTHQVDYADLYFQFTKNESWSLDEGIVKTGSFSIDQGVGVRAVSGEKTAFSYSDEISLPALLSASETTRTIARQGAGQVRVASATRPVSGHDLYLQADPLQSIPAAQKVALLEKIDRQAKAADPRIIQVMAGLAGEYDVILVVRSDGALAADIRPLVRLSVTVIAEQDGRREMGTSGGGGRYDYGYFTDVMIDRYVSEAVHAALVNLDARPAPAGAMAVVLGPGWPGVLLHEAIGHGLEGDFNRKGSSTFSGILGEQVAAKGITVVDDGTIVNRRGSLNVDDEGTPTQHTVLIEDGILKGYIQDIMNARLMKMPVTGNARRESYAHLPMPRMTNTLMLGGNHDPGEIIASVKQGIYAANFGGGQVDITNGKFVFSASEAYLVENGKIIHPVKGATLIGHGPDILRRVSMIGNDMCLDAGVGVCGKEGQSVPVGVGQPTLRIEDVTVGGTG
- a CDS encoding carbon-nitrogen hydrolase family protein, producing the protein MTKVAAIQMVSTPEIEENIESARRLIAEAARQGAELVLLPEYWPSIGKSDKEKLAQAEAPGSGPVQDFMSAMAKAHGIWLIGGTLSLVAPVENKVLNTTLVYDPQGETVSRYDKIHLFSFASGKEAYDESTYICGGDEVVSFEAPFGRVGLTVCYDLRFPELFRAFGECALIVVPAAFTYTTGKVHWEILLKARAIENQCYILAAAQGGRHQTGRRTWGQTVLIDPWGEVKAELMEGEGIVLGEIEQEVLNTVREKLPALKHKRL
- a CDS encoding YhdP family protein, yielding MQKLLNAWQKGQERLRKIRGNPDSRLMRLSRIALRIAFAGYLVFCAIFLSVRYIVLPQISQYKPNVEKMLSDGFGRQVTISRIDASWYGFHPLLKLNELVIHDPEGNPALQLPQVTAEISWWSFFVFDLRLAHLEINRPELDIRRDKSGNLFVAGLPADTSTRKKGGGMDWVLVQDKITIRDGTIRWLDEMRDAPELALKDLNFILVNDGRQHRMRFIAHSSITQSGEIDIRADFVHPMFAERISDTSAWKGNLYVALPAAELDPWKPYVDFPYGLKRGAGAVNAWMTFDHARIADLTVDIDLKDVIFQFEPHLPVLDLVHISGRLSAKELFDASAVSDNLSLGDRPHTVALSDIFLETADGIRMESLDFSERHMPATDGKPASTEITTDELDLGTLIQMTKYLPLSAEQRKMLNDFSPSGELNHFTIRWEGQYPDLVSYQLNGKFKNLSMNAVAARSARAATAKTPAQAAIPAIPGFKNLTGGISANEYGGSLELDSDAATLNMPSYFPKSSWNFDALKLLANWSFATRDEFIFVIEKMDFSLDGISVSLFGRHVKPTGEDEKSAPGKIDMTATVKSIDMTNVRNYVPLQTKEVLRTWLTKAFEEGTASNITVHLKGDLAEFPFAGAAKAPGSEFSVRMDVSNVRLNHAPTMLTREGKLMWQPIDKINGWLTIKGGEIVIHADNAILSGAMLSNVDVVIPDMLAEDASLNITGNANGELQDFIRFVNASPVNDVIGGLTEESKTMGKTSLLLKMQMPLSNMANSKVQGTVQFADNEIHLFPDLPVLTAVRGKVHFSDKGFELNGVNAQFLGGNVSITGGTKDGRSQVNASGTLTADGLRRNYPGGSMGKMMRRLSGSMPYTLSIAQKAGSQGGGYPDIVLESGMNGLGIDLPAPLGKKASETRQLRVTANAIASMGKARRDEIRIAYGSGAAAHYERQKTDKIWQLVRGGLGINMKPVLHPGVSLNLKMPSLDMNVWQESLDALFADDGKGKGASKGGADIGKYVEPQQFFIQVDELSAMEFKLSNAVITGSRQAGRWQADVDANELKGQLIWTEPTGKQATGKLTGRFATLAIPRSSPEKIEDIVKRDSVRQIPALDLVVDNFTLFDIKLGRIELVANNTVGPTGREWRINRLSVSNPDARLQSTGNWVVDHSGAQHTRMNYDLDIVNAGKLLDRFGYKGILSGGKGKMHGDISWAGLPYSLDIPSLSGKIDLNVGKGQFLKVDPGMAKLLGVLSMQSLPRRLTLDFRDVFSDGFAFDEIVAKAEITKGVARTENLTMKGVQATVLMDGSVDIARETQNLHVAVLPEINAGAASLAYSVINPAIGVGTFLAQLFLKDPLSKTFTFEYQITGSWAEPNIQKIESKDSRAKKFMDAIKPENKDEI